The proteins below come from a single Halobacillus salinarum genomic window:
- a CDS encoding outer membrane protein assembly factor BamD: MKVHVIPLILFFPLCFLSACGTSGSFTNVTPDEEAELRLHMKDGQKEIEEKVPDYKEAKPFDEIESDSLIKETEDVPTEEEIITEEDEESSPAADTEETGSGQGEADSWSSSGNSSSDSYSPPAHHNGGSQSSPPAENDDSDSSQPSEEPDDQTGVGDENDQDNDQGNQDDGSNNGGDTSNPEPEPEPQPEPEPEPTPDPEPVNPDPLPAPESLPLPDSM, from the coding sequence GTGAAAGTGCATGTTATACCACTGATTCTTTTCTTTCCATTATGTTTCCTATCGGCTTGCGGAACTTCTGGTTCGTTTACGAACGTCACGCCAGACGAAGAAGCAGAGCTTCGTTTACATATGAAAGACGGCCAGAAAGAAATTGAAGAAAAGGTTCCTGACTACAAAGAAGCAAAACCCTTTGATGAGATAGAATCCGATTCCTTAATAAAGGAAACAGAAGATGTACCTACTGAAGAGGAAATCATTACAGAAGAAGATGAAGAGAGCAGTCCTGCTGCTGATACAGAAGAGACGGGCAGCGGTCAGGGAGAAGCGGACAGCTGGAGCTCGTCAGGAAATTCCTCGAGCGATAGTTATTCACCCCCTGCCCATCATAATGGGGGTTCTCAATCAAGTCCTCCCGCTGAAAACGATGACTCTGACAGCTCACAGCCTTCAGAAGAACCTGATGACCAAACAGGCGTCGGTGATGAAAATGACCAGGATAACGACCAGGGGAATCAGGATGATGGATCAAATAACGGTGGAGACACCTCGAACCCAGAACCAGAGCCAGAACCTCAACCTGAACCAGAGCCGGAACCGACTCCGGACCCTGAGCCGGTAAACCCTGATCCCTTACCAGCACCTGAATCTCTTCCATTACCGGACTCTATGTAA
- a CDS encoding PrkA family serine protein kinase, with amino-acid sequence MDILKKIQDHREQEEELKWEGTFAEYLGMLKERPYLAQSAHSRVYNMIKNAGVVEEHDHKRYKFFDEDIYGLDTAMEKLVEEYFHPAARRLDVRKRILLLMGPVSGGKSTLVNLLKRGLEKYSHTDEGAVFAIKGCPMHEDPLHLIPHHLREEFAQEYGIRIEGSLSPLNTMRLEKEFGGRIEDVLVERIFFSEDKRTGIGTFSPSDPKSQDIADLTGSIDFSTIAQYGSESDPRAYRFDGELNKANRGMMEFQEMLKCDEKFLWHLLSLTQEGNFKAGRFALISADELIVAHTNEAEYRSFIANKKNEALHSRMIVMPVPYNLKYSQEEKIYEKMIRESDIRDVHIAPHTLKVAAMFSILTRLKESKKASVDILKKLRLYDGEILEGFSDVDVEELKKEFSDEGMSGIDPRYVINRISSTIIKKEMTSINALDVLRSLKDGLDSHASISSDDKERYLEFISLARKEYDEIAKKEVQKAFVYSYEESAVTLMDNYLDNVEAYCNKAKLRDPLTGEELNPDERLMRSIEEQIGVSENAKKAFREEILIRISAYARKGKKFDYQSHERLREAIQKKLFADLKDVVKITTSTKTPDEQQLKKINEVVATLVDEHGYNSSSANELLKYVGSLLNR; translated from the coding sequence GTGGATATTTTAAAGAAGATACAAGACCACCGGGAGCAGGAAGAAGAATTAAAATGGGAAGGCACTTTTGCTGAATATTTAGGTATGTTGAAAGAACGTCCTTATTTAGCCCAGTCTGCACATTCCCGTGTTTATAATATGATTAAAAACGCGGGCGTTGTTGAAGAACATGACCATAAGCGCTATAAGTTTTTTGATGAGGATATCTATGGTTTGGATACGGCAATGGAAAAACTGGTGGAAGAATATTTTCATCCGGCAGCAAGAAGGCTTGATGTCAGGAAGCGGATTCTATTACTCATGGGACCAGTCAGTGGCGGGAAATCAACGCTCGTCAACTTATTAAAGAGAGGACTGGAGAAGTATTCTCATACGGATGAAGGTGCTGTGTTTGCTATAAAAGGCTGTCCGATGCACGAAGATCCATTACATTTAATACCGCATCATTTAAGGGAAGAATTTGCACAGGAATATGGCATTCGCATTGAAGGAAGCTTGTCCCCACTCAATACGATGAGGCTTGAGAAAGAATTTGGCGGACGAATCGAAGATGTTCTAGTTGAACGTATTTTCTTTTCTGAGGATAAACGTACAGGCATTGGGACATTCAGTCCATCTGATCCTAAATCACAGGATATTGCTGACTTGACAGGGTCTATTGACTTTTCCACGATTGCCCAGTACGGCTCTGAGTCAGACCCACGGGCTTACCGCTTTGACGGAGAATTAAATAAAGCCAACCGAGGGATGATGGAATTTCAAGAAATGCTGAAGTGTGATGAGAAGTTTTTATGGCATTTACTGAGTCTTACTCAGGAGGGCAACTTTAAGGCCGGACGTTTTGCTTTGATTTCAGCTGATGAACTCATCGTTGCTCATACGAACGAGGCGGAATACCGGTCGTTCATTGCTAACAAGAAAAACGAGGCGCTTCATTCGCGTATGATTGTTATGCCTGTTCCATATAACCTTAAGTACAGCCAGGAAGAAAAGATTTATGAAAAAATGATCCGTGAAAGTGACATCCGGGATGTACACATTGCGCCTCATACGCTGAAAGTTGCCGCTATGTTCTCCATATTGACAAGATTAAAAGAATCTAAAAAAGCTTCGGTCGATATTTTGAAAAAACTGAGACTTTATGATGGAGAAATATTGGAAGGTTTTAGTGATGTAGACGTCGAGGAGCTGAAAAAAGAATTTTCGGATGAAGGAATGAGCGGCATTGATCCACGTTACGTGATCAACCGGATTTCTTCCACGATTATTAAGAAGGAAATGACATCGATCAACGCGCTGGACGTACTTCGTTCGCTTAAAGACGGTTTAGACAGTCATGCTTCTATATCGAGTGATGATAAAGAAAGATATCTGGAATTCATTTCGTTGGCAAGAAAAGAATATGATGAGATCGCCAAGAAGGAAGTTCAGAAAGCATTTGTCTATTCTTATGAAGAGTCAGCAGTGACATTGATGGATAACTATTTAGATAATGTGGAAGCCTATTGCAACAAAGCGAAGCTTCGTGACCCTCTCACAGGTGAAGAGCTTAATCCGGATGAACGGTTAATGCGTTCGATTGAGGAACAAATCGGTGTATCTGAAAATGCTAAAAAAGCGTTCCGGGAAGAAATTTTGATTCGGATCTCAGCATACGCCCGTAAAGGGAAGAAATTTGATTACCAGTCTCACGAACGTTTACGAGAGGCCATCCAGAAAAAGCTGTTTGCTGACCTGAAGGATGTAGTAAAAATTACAACTTCTACGAAAACTCCGGATGAACAGCAGTTGAAGAAGATTAACGAGGTGGTTGCTACTTTAGTCGATGAGCACGGATATAATTCCAGCTCTGCAAATGAACTCTTGAAATATGTAGGAAGCCTGCTGAATCGATAA
- a CDS encoding Ppx/GppA family phosphatase: MSRKYYAIIDVGSNTMRLVIYLRDKGGRLREIENVKAVARLRNYLLSNGTLSDQGIQKLITTLNSFEEVTSSYELEEMVCVATATIRQATNQTEILHRVTNETDFHMRILSEHEEAFYGYLAVVNSTPISEGITVDIGGGSTEVTYFKNRKLIESHSFPFGALTLKQDFFKRDLPTEAEFSELRHYLLEEFHSLPWLRDRKVPLIGIGGGARNLVQIDQNLKEYPLAGLHQYKMKDSDLSFVKNYLFTLPMKKLQKVEGLSKDRADIILPATEVFHSLYDTVQAAGFILSRKGLRDGVFFEQLTRDMGTSVFPNVLEESIQELINDFELNIAQIHHVQHLAYELFHQLHEKGIGSLTKEDWTEVKRASYVFNLGEYIDNESSSQHTFYLLANRTIDGLMHIERLRLALLASFKNKTIFKQFLNPYKKWFLKSERKKLRLLGALLKFCYSLDSTRRQTVQDLYVASHDGELHITVYCTGDWMPEEYQSEKQKKHLEKALKRSIELSFVEQEAEMV; this comes from the coding sequence ATGTCAAGGAAGTACTACGCAATTATTGATGTCGGCTCTAATACAATGCGACTTGTAATTTATTTACGGGATAAAGGGGGACGGCTGCGTGAAATTGAAAACGTTAAAGCTGTCGCCCGGTTAAGAAATTACCTGCTTTCTAACGGGACTTTATCGGATCAGGGGATTCAAAAGCTGATTACAACCTTGAACAGTTTCGAGGAAGTTACGAGTTCTTATGAGCTGGAGGAAATGGTTTGTGTAGCTACTGCAACGATTCGTCAGGCCACAAACCAGACTGAGATTCTGCACAGAGTGACAAATGAGACAGACTTTCATATGCGGATTCTTTCCGAACATGAAGAAGCCTTCTATGGTTACTTAGCCGTAGTAAATTCCACGCCTATATCAGAGGGTATTACTGTAGATATCGGCGGGGGAAGTACTGAAGTTACATATTTTAAAAATCGTAAGCTGATTGAGTCTCACAGCTTTCCGTTCGGAGCATTGACGTTGAAGCAGGATTTCTTTAAACGAGATCTTCCTACAGAGGCAGAATTTTCAGAGCTGCGTCATTATCTATTGGAGGAGTTTCATTCTTTGCCTTGGTTAAGGGACAGAAAAGTTCCCTTAATAGGAATCGGCGGCGGTGCTCGAAATCTTGTTCAAATCGATCAAAATTTAAAGGAATACCCGCTGGCAGGTCTTCACCAATACAAAATGAAGGATAGTGACCTTTCTTTTGTGAAAAATTATCTTTTCACGCTTCCGATGAAAAAATTGCAGAAGGTGGAGGGGTTATCAAAAGACCGGGCGGACATTATCCTTCCTGCTACTGAAGTTTTTCATTCTCTTTACGACACTGTCCAGGCTGCCGGCTTTATTCTCAGCCGTAAGGGTTTAAGGGACGGGGTTTTCTTTGAGCAGCTGACCCGGGATATGGGAACATCGGTTTTTCCAAATGTCCTGGAAGAAAGTATTCAGGAATTAATTAATGATTTTGAACTTAATATCGCCCAAATTCATCACGTACAGCATTTAGCTTATGAGCTTTTTCACCAACTCCACGAAAAAGGAATCGGTTCATTAACTAAAGAAGATTGGACAGAAGTGAAAAGGGCGAGTTATGTATTTAATCTGGGGGAATATATTGATAACGAATCGAGCTCCCAGCATACTTTTTATTTGCTCGCAAACCGGACCATTGACGGGCTGATGCATATTGAGAGACTGCGCCTTGCTCTGCTTGCTTCATTCAAGAATAAAACCATTTTCAAGCAGTTTTTAAACCCTTATAAGAAATGGTTTCTGAAGTCTGAACGGAAGAAGCTCCGGCTGCTTGGTGCGCTCCTTAAATTTTGCTACAGCCTGGACAGTACGAGACGGCAGACGGTTCAAGATCTCTATGTAGCCAGTCATGATGGCGAGCTTCACATCACTGTTTACTGCACCGGGGACTGGATGCCGGAGGAGTACCAGTCAGAAAAGCAGAAGAAACATTTGGAAAAAGCATTAAAAAGGTCGATTGAGCTTTCCTTTGTAGAGCAAGAAGCCGAGATGGTGTAA
- a CDS encoding RNA degradosome polyphosphate kinase, translated as MVSEEKTKELDNPLYYNNRELSWLAFNERVLQEAQDKDNPLLERLKFLAIFSSNLDEFFMVRVAGLKDQVKAGFNKPENKAGLTPKQQLARIASINHELVAQQYDAFQEMKPELENEDITLLSLEDLTKEEINRMETYFDEEIFPVLTPMAVDAYRPFPMLLNKSINLAVVLQDAFEMDDRVTKTAIVQVPAVLNRFVQIDHESKHQFILLEEIISHFIHKLFKGYIVQSITEFRITRNADMTIHEEGARDLLKEIEKELKKRKWGAAVRLEVREGKYDEKVVRFLLKVLEIHKDDLYITNGPLDLTFLFKFHKTLSQYKDHLVYETLMPQPPRDLEGEDDIFEAAGSRDIFLHHPFESFEPVVDFVSEAADDPYVLAIKQTLYRVSGDSPIIEALKRAAENGKQVTVLVELKARFDEENNVQWAKELEMAGCHVIYGMTYLKTHSKITLVVRKLNEKIERFVHLGTGNYNDQTATLYTDMGLITSKRKFGIDATDFFNYLSGYTEKPRYHHVSMAPFDIRNDFIRYINNEIRFQKQHENGRIIAKMNSLTDKALIMKLYEASQAGVQIDLIIRGICCLRPGIKGVSDNIRVISIVGRFLEHSRIFFFHHNGDERMFLSSADMMTRNMAKRVELLFPVYEPAVKRRLNKILSLMLRDNVKAREQKNDGTYRYVEPKKGEERINSQMKLFERAYRVLEDEE; from the coding sequence ATGGTTTCTGAAGAAAAGACAAAAGAATTAGACAATCCGCTCTATTATAATAATCGCGAACTAAGCTGGCTCGCCTTTAATGAGCGAGTTCTTCAAGAAGCTCAGGATAAGGACAACCCTTTGCTTGAAAGACTTAAATTTCTTGCAATTTTTTCCTCGAACTTAGATGAATTTTTTATGGTCAGAGTGGCCGGGCTGAAGGACCAGGTGAAGGCTGGATTTAATAAACCCGAGAATAAAGCAGGGTTGACGCCGAAGCAGCAGCTGGCAAGAATTGCTTCCATTAACCATGAATTAGTGGCCCAGCAATATGATGCTTTCCAGGAGATGAAGCCTGAGTTAGAAAATGAAGACATAACGCTGCTTTCCCTGGAAGATTTAACTAAGGAAGAAATCAACCGGATGGAGACGTATTTTGATGAAGAAATCTTTCCAGTTCTCACACCGATGGCTGTCGATGCTTATCGGCCTTTTCCTATGCTGTTGAATAAATCCATCAACCTGGCTGTAGTTTTACAGGATGCCTTTGAAATGGATGACAGGGTTACTAAAACCGCTATTGTACAAGTGCCGGCAGTTCTAAATCGGTTTGTTCAAATTGATCATGAATCGAAACATCAGTTTATTTTGCTGGAAGAGATTATCAGCCATTTCATCCATAAGTTGTTCAAAGGATATATTGTACAGTCCATTACGGAATTCCGCATTACACGGAATGCTGATATGACGATCCATGAAGAAGGTGCCAGGGATTTATTAAAGGAAATTGAAAAGGAATTAAAAAAACGCAAATGGGGAGCTGCAGTCAGGCTGGAGGTCCGGGAAGGAAAGTATGATGAAAAAGTCGTCCGTTTTCTGCTCAAAGTTCTGGAAATTCATAAAGATGATTTGTACATTACCAACGGCCCGCTCGACTTAACCTTCCTGTTTAAATTTCATAAGACACTCTCCCAATATAAGGATCACCTCGTTTATGAAACGCTGATGCCCCAGCCTCCACGTGATTTGGAAGGGGAAGATGATATATTTGAAGCTGCAGGCAGCAGGGATATCTTCCTGCACCATCCTTTTGAATCTTTCGAACCTGTGGTGGACTTTGTTTCAGAAGCTGCGGACGATCCGTATGTCCTTGCCATTAAGCAGACGCTTTATCGTGTAAGCGGGGATTCCCCCATTATTGAAGCTTTAAAACGGGCTGCCGAAAACGGAAAACAAGTAACTGTGCTAGTAGAGCTGAAAGCACGCTTTGATGAAGAAAACAATGTGCAATGGGCTAAAGAGCTTGAGATGGCTGGATGTCATGTCATTTATGGGATGACTTATTTAAAAACCCACAGTAAAATAACGTTAGTTGTCCGTAAGCTCAATGAAAAAATTGAACGTTTCGTTCATCTTGGTACAGGGAATTATAATGATCAAACGGCTACGCTTTATACAGATATGGGCTTAATTACGTCTAAACGGAAGTTTGGAATCGACGCGACAGATTTCTTTAATTATCTCAGCGGTTATACTGAAAAACCACGCTATCATCATGTATCGATGGCGCCTTTCGATATCCGTAATGATTTTATCCGGTACATTAACAATGAAATACGTTTCCAAAAGCAGCACGAGAATGGCAGGATTATCGCTAAAATGAATTCCTTAACCGATAAGGCTTTAATTATGAAGCTTTATGAGGCATCCCAGGCAGGTGTGCAGATCGACTTGATCATTAGAGGGATCTGCTGTCTCCGTCCTGGGATAAAAGGAGTAAGTGATAACATCCGGGTGATCAGTATAGTCGGTCGTTTCTTAGAACACAGCCGAATCTTTTTCTTTCATCACAATGGAGATGAACGAATGTTTTTGTCCTCTGCAGATATGATGACGCGTAATATGGCGAAGAGAGTAGAACTTTTGTTTCCGGTTTATGAACCAGCGGTCAAGCGGCGTTTAAACAAGATTTTATCTTTGATGCTGCGTGACAACGTAAAGGCCAGGGAACAAAAAAATGATGGAACTTACCGGTACGTGGAGCCCAAGAAGGGCGAAGAACGGATCAACAGCCAGATGAAGCTTTTTGAACGCGCTTATCGTGTACTTGAAGATGAAGAGTGA
- the lipA gene encoding lipoyl synthase codes for MSKKNEYIRKPEWLKIKINTNKSYTGLKKLMRDKKLNTVCEEARCPNIHECWSERKTATFMILGDTCTRGCRFCAVKTGLPNELDLGEPERVAESVEIMGLKHVVVTAVARDDLNDGGAAVFADTVRAIRRRVPGCTVEILPSDMKGDYDSLHTLMGGEPDIFNHNIETVRRLTKRVRARAMYDRSLELLRRVKEIRPNTPTKSSLMVGLGEEKEEILQAMDDLLAHNVDIMTIGQYLQPTKKHLNVERYYHPDEFEDLKQIAMEKGFKHCEAGPMVRSSYHADEQVNETSAQRRIKYMQGYESQGEVLDKTNF; via the coding sequence ATGTCTAAAAAGAATGAATACATAAGGAAGCCTGAGTGGCTCAAAATTAAAATCAACACGAATAAATCTTACACAGGCTTAAAGAAGCTTATGCGTGATAAAAAGCTCAACACCGTTTGTGAAGAGGCAAGGTGCCCTAATATCCACGAATGCTGGAGTGAAAGAAAAACAGCAACCTTTATGATTCTCGGGGATACGTGTACACGTGGATGCCGCTTCTGTGCCGTCAAAACCGGTCTTCCTAATGAACTGGACCTCGGCGAGCCGGAACGTGTAGCGGAATCCGTTGAAATTATGGGACTGAAGCACGTAGTCGTTACCGCTGTTGCCCGTGATGATTTAAATGATGGAGGGGCTGCCGTGTTTGCTGATACAGTCCGGGCTATCCGCCGCCGTGTACCTGGATGTACCGTAGAGATTCTTCCATCTGACATGAAAGGAGACTACGATAGTCTTCATACTCTAATGGGTGGGGAACCGGACATTTTCAACCACAATATCGAAACTGTCAGACGCTTGACGAAGCGTGTACGTGCCCGCGCTATGTATGACCGTTCCTTAGAGCTGCTGCGCCGGGTCAAGGAGATTCGCCCGAATACGCCTACTAAATCCAGCTTGATGGTAGGTCTTGGAGAAGAAAAAGAAGAAATTCTTCAAGCGATGGATGATCTCTTAGCTCACAATGTTGATATCATGACCATCGGCCAATACCTTCAGCCTACGAAAAAGCATTTAAATGTAGAACGCTACTACCATCCTGATGAATTCGAGGACCTAAAACAGATCGCGATGGAAAAAGGTTTTAAACATTGTGAAGCCGGCCCTATGGTTCGCTCCTCCTACCATGCCGATGAACAAGTAAACGAAACTTCCGCACAGCGCCGCATTAAATATATGCAAGGGTATGAATCCCAGGGAGAAGTTCTTGATAAAACAAACTTCTAA
- a CDS encoding methylated-DNA--[protein]-cysteine S-methyltransferase: MNHRSFLYYNSFDTPIGTMTVLANDEGVCRIDYGDYDERMAAIQAWKKKHFLNGELVYDPEQRYVEQTRKEIDEYFQGKRTEFTVPLNCYGTDFQRRVWRTLLHSVPFGETRSYKDIAEALSTPKAVRAVGGAVNQNPFSIIVPCHRIIGSNGKLVGYAGGLEKKQQLLTFETDHVVVDAKQ; encoded by the coding sequence ATGAACCACCGTTCTTTTTTGTACTACAACTCATTTGATACCCCTATAGGGACGATGACGGTACTTGCAAATGATGAAGGAGTCTGCCGGATCGATTATGGAGATTATGATGAGCGGATGGCTGCCATTCAGGCTTGGAAAAAGAAACATTTCCTTAATGGCGAACTCGTATATGATCCTGAACAACGGTATGTGGAGCAGACACGAAAAGAGATTGATGAATATTTTCAAGGTAAGAGAACGGAGTTTACGGTTCCGCTGAACTGCTATGGAACGGATTTCCAAAGAAGAGTTTGGAGAACGCTCCTTCACAGCGTTCCTTTCGGGGAAACGCGTTCTTATAAAGATATAGCAGAGGCGCTTTCAACTCCAAAAGCCGTCAGGGCAGTTGGAGGAGCGGTTAACCAGAACCCATTCTCCATTATTGTTCCCTGTCACCGAATTATTGGCAGTAACGGAAAGCTTGTCGGCTATGCAGGCGGTTTGGAGAAGAAACAACAGTTGTTAACCTTTGAAACGGATCATGTCGTTGTAGATGCAAAGCAATAA
- a CDS encoding tRNA (cytidine(34)-2'-O)-methyltransferase — translation MPNHIVLFQPEIPANTGNIARTCLATDTSLHLIRPLGFSTDDKMVRRAGLDYWQEVTIHYYDSIEDLYKTFPHGEYFYLENFGTRSYADFDFNKTDKDLLFVFGRESNGIPRELLAGLEDRCLRIPMTEKVRSLNLSNTASIIIFEVLKQQGFPNLIK, via the coding sequence ATGCCGAATCATATCGTACTGTTTCAACCTGAAATTCCAGCCAATACGGGGAACATAGCGAGAACCTGTCTTGCTACAGACACAAGTCTTCACTTAATACGGCCCTTAGGTTTTTCCACAGATGATAAGATGGTCCGCCGCGCCGGTCTTGACTATTGGCAGGAAGTGACCATTCATTATTATGATTCCATAGAAGATCTATATAAAACGTTTCCTCACGGAGAGTATTTTTATCTGGAGAATTTCGGCACGCGGTCCTATGCCGATTTTGATTTTAATAAGACTGACAAGGACCTTCTTTTTGTGTTTGGAAGGGAAAGCAATGGCATTCCCCGCGAACTGCTGGCCGGTCTTGAAGACCGTTGTCTGCGGATTCCGATGACAGAAAAGGTACGTTCTTTGAACCTTTCTAATACGGCTTCTATCATTATTTTTGAAGTATTGAAACAGCAGGGGTTTCCGAATTTAATAAAATGA
- a CDS encoding lipoate--protein ligase family protein: MMETWYYVDSGYCTPAVNMALDEALMNWHRDKKIPPVLRFYGWDPAGLSVGYFQKVEGRIDLDGIRRHGFELVRRQTGGRAVLHDKELTYSVIVSEDHPEMPPSVKDAYLVISKGLLEGFRNLGIHADFAVPEGKLGTTGSAVCFEEPSWYELIVDGKKAAGSAQTRKRGIILQHGSIPIDVDDEKLFDMFIYKNDRVKERAKRAFSDKAVAINTILDGEVSFEDTKTAFEQGFKKGLGINFEPFNLTSDQWDEVYKIAETRYNNDDWNYAR, encoded by the coding sequence ATGATGGAAACATGGTATTATGTCGATTCCGGATACTGCACACCTGCAGTGAACATGGCGCTCGATGAAGCGCTTATGAACTGGCACCGCGATAAAAAAATCCCTCCAGTTCTGCGTTTTTACGGATGGGATCCGGCAGGTCTTTCAGTTGGATACTTCCAAAAAGTCGAAGGCAGAATTGACCTTGACGGGATTAGACGTCACGGATTTGAACTCGTGCGCCGGCAAACCGGAGGACGTGCTGTTTTACATGATAAGGAACTAACATACAGCGTCATTGTCTCAGAAGATCACCCGGAAATGCCTCCTTCAGTGAAAGATGCGTATCTGGTTATCTCTAAAGGCCTCTTAGAAGGGTTTAGAAACCTTGGTATTCACGCTGATTTTGCTGTTCCGGAAGGAAAGCTGGGTACTACTGGGTCTGCCGTATGTTTTGAGGAACCCTCCTGGTATGAGCTGATTGTGGACGGAAAGAAAGCAGCCGGCAGTGCCCAAACTAGAAAAAGAGGCATCATACTCCAGCACGGGTCCATTCCTATTGATGTTGATGATGAAAAACTATTCGATATGTTTATTTATAAAAATGATCGGGTAAAAGAACGCGCAAAGCGCGCTTTTAGTGATAAAGCTGTCGCAATCAACACAATCCTTGATGGTGAAGTTTCTTTTGAAGATACGAAAACCGCTTTTGAACAAGGTTTTAAAAAAGGCTTAGGAATCAATTTCGAACCCTTTAACTTAACTAGTGACCAGTGGGATGAGGTTTATAAGATCGCTGAAACACGTTACAATAATGATGATTGGAACTACGCACGCTAA
- a CDS encoding amidase domain-containing protein produces METTTRKLQLYWEKIIDQLETQSEEKWLTKKIEGFKERGQMLERSTFHIKPYHRFRYDQTSELQYMLTLSLLIKDQRHYFLEEGIYHGKAVFEKDKLASQMIKTEEPSTEMNVKETSFVDKETSQRVRFKYNRREAVRYAERWWDSYNPSYHHFEVDCTNYISQCLRAGGAPMWGMSNRSKGWWYSGSSWSYSWAVANALRWYLSGSRQGLTATEVSSPEQLSLGDVICYDFQGNGRFDHNTIVVHKDTQGMPLVNAHTTNSRHRYWSYLDSTAYTPDIQYKFFHIDG; encoded by the coding sequence ATGGAAACAACGACTAGGAAGCTGCAATTGTACTGGGAAAAAATCATCGATCAGCTGGAAACCCAATCTGAAGAAAAATGGCTAACAAAAAAAATAGAGGGATTCAAAGAGCGCGGCCAAATGCTTGAGCGTTCTACCTTTCATATAAAGCCTTACCACAGATTTCGCTATGATCAAACATCCGAGCTTCAGTACATGCTTACCTTATCCTTATTAATTAAAGATCAGCGTCATTATTTTTTGGAAGAAGGGATCTACCATGGCAAGGCCGTCTTTGAAAAAGACAAGCTCGCCAGTCAAATGATTAAAACAGAGGAACCTTCAACGGAAATGAACGTCAAGGAAACCAGCTTTGTCGATAAAGAAACAAGTCAGCGTGTCCGCTTTAAATATAATCGCAGGGAAGCTGTCCGCTATGCTGAACGCTGGTGGGACAGCTATAATCCTTCTTACCATCATTTTGAAGTGGATTGTACCAATTATATTTCACAGTGTCTGCGTGCTGGCGGAGCTCCAATGTGGGGGATGTCAAACCGAAGTAAAGGCTGGTGGTACAGTGGCAGCAGCTGGAGCTACAGCTGGGCGGTTGCTAATGCGCTCCGCTGGTACTTAAGCGGCTCCAGACAAGGTTTGACGGCGACGGAAGTTTCCAGTCCTGAGCAGCTTTCGCTTGGCGATGTGATTTGTTACGACTTTCAAGGCAATGGACGTTTTGACCATAACACGATTGTAGTCCATAAAGATACGCAGGGCATGCCGCTTGTCAACGCCCATACGACTAACAGCAGACACCGCTATTGGAGCTATTTAGATTCAACAGCCTACACACCTGACATTCAATATAAATTTTTTCATATTGATGGTTAG